In Uranotaenia lowii strain MFRU-FL chromosome 2, ASM2978415v1, whole genome shotgun sequence, one genomic interval encodes:
- the LOC129743395 gene encoding uncharacterized protein LOC129743395, whose product MEGKQPDVNKGSCAACKAPDTDEMVQCDHCDTWWHFGCVGVGDSISERSFTCPACQKATAIVSRTDSGNTKAETIIPTSAVARSTSASSRTGSRLVLQRLEAEKTLREKELQFERRDEARKREQERIQKDAEYERRQMQIEVEFLRQKIKALEVEDDAVSVARSRKSVHSGIKKVEEWRKGLPLLVAQSTMQEPRRPELIDFPGKLAHQAHNDISEISKVVRSRVPTQSVNTRLEHKNSHLIDFGQATNSVTNLSGLSREVWPNVSTILNDVGVDNRGEQHRFGCDVVAKRDHGPTTSPTQRQLISRQLMSSDLPVFYGNPEDWPVFITTFRTTSEACGYNETENLVRLQRALKGAAYEAVRSRLMMPEAVPLIIEQLDTLYGRPELLVQTLLQKVRQVPAPKADKLETLVTFGLEVQNLSYHLIAANQQAHLNNPTLLFELVDKLPTHLQLDWGLHMENIETVDLQSFSAYMGVLVRAASRVTRNLESLHPKISNKLGRGEKGKEKNFCGAHAEKDLDSEGEGPDGWEQAPQAVMAHTSNDISADGATMVDVPHAGRVFSPACFICQNLTHRVKSCPEFGRMSIADRWRKARDLNICRSCLSCHGRRPCKSAKQCGIGGCQKKHHPLLHENRDANVEPEATGAVNNHHHAEPSTLYRILPVTLHGNGRTVQVFAFMDEGSSLTLVEEEVIDQLQIKGEAVPLCLQWTANVERNERNSKRISLEISGQVNPGQLFKLKDVRTVSSLNLPKQTIQGAKLAQKYPHLQGLPIQSYENAIPKILIGNDNLHVGATQRIREGAIGEPVGAKCRLGWTVYGALEYGSRRASMFHICECEHDLELHELVEEYFRIDNLGIRATKKLESEDTKRAEQIMKRTTRRIEGRFETGLIFKYDYFELPDSMPMAERRLQCLERRMAKDSVISESVRRQMKEYVDKKYIHEATDDELRSADPRKTWYLPLGIAINPKKPSKIRIFCDAAAKVGGISLNTVLMKGPDLLSSLPRILFGFRERPVAICADIKEMFHQVKIRKEDRDCQRLLWRENVKERPKIYIMDVATFGSTCSPCSAQYVMNLNASEHEQDFPDAAEAIKKRHYMDDWMDSVDGVEQAVKLALEVRTIHSNGGFQLHNWLSNSPEFLKRVGASNGCAEKPLNLDCSSTERVLGMFWIPKSDIFTYQSAMRMEQTRPTKREVLRAVMSLFDPLGLLSFFVVHGKIIIQDIWRAKTEWDEKIPHEISERWQSWAKYFETLNNIRIERCYFPNYTTDQLKEVQLHVFCDASDSAYACVAYIRAKVKGKVHCSLVAGKAKVAPLKVLSIPRLELQAAVIGARMQNTIVESHRLEIERSVFWTDSKTVLAWLNSDQRKYTKFVGVRVGEILSSSKAEDWRWIPSKLNVADDATKWGKNPNFSPDSRWFRGPDFLSEDESAWPANTNSTCETREEVQHCLVHIFDKVLKMVKWEDFSNWVRLWRAVGYVHRYCDNFRARFLRQKLKSGPLSQNELIRAEATIFRWIQKEAYPKEFKALAHALSSNIKSVELESCSPLRKLSPCLDHEGIIRLESRIVAASYTSFDVRYPIILPSNHAATKLLLNWYHRRLLHGNHETIRLA is encoded by the exons ATGGAAGGTAAACAACCGGACGTAAACAAGGGTAGTTGCGCAGCTTGTAAGGCGCCAGATACCGATGAAATGGTGCAATGTGACCACTGTGACACCTGGTGGCACTTTGGATGCGTGGGAGTTGGCGACAGCATCAGCGAACGCAGCTTCACTTGTCCGGCGTGCCAAAAAGCCACGGCCATAGTATCAAGAACGGATAGTGGTAATACTAAGGCAGAAACTATAATACCCACAAGTGCTGTTGCCAGAAGTACATCAGCTTCTTCCCGGACTGGATCTCGGTTAGTCCTGCAACGACTCGAGGCGGAGAAAACATTGCGTGAAAAGGAGCTGCAATTCGAACGTCGAGATGAGGCAAGGAAACGCGAGCAAGAGCGGATACAAAAGGATGCAGAGTACGAAAGACGACAAATGCAAATTGAGGTAGAGTTCCTGAGGCAGAAAATTAAAGCGCTAGAAGTAGAGGACGATGCTGTAAGTGTTGCCAGAAGCCGTAAGTCTGTGCATAGCGGAATCAAGAAAGTGGAAGAATGGCGTAAGGGGCTACCACTTTTGGTTGCTCAATCGACAATGCAAGAACCGAGACGTCCGGAGTTAATTGATTTCCCGGGGAAGCTAGCCCACCAAGCACATAATGATATATCTGAAATTTCGAAGGTTGTCCGGAGCAGAGTACCCACACAGAGTGTTAATACCCGATTGGAACACAAAAATTCCCACCTGATTGACTTTGGCCAAGCGACGAATTCGGTTACCAATTTATCCGGTCTGTCAAGAGAAGTTTGGCCGAATGTTAGCACGATCCTGAATGACGTCGGTGTAGATAACAGAGGTGAACAACATCGATTCGGTTGTGATGTGGTGGCTAAACGTGATCATGGACCTACAACGAGTCCAACGCAGCGTCAGTTGATTTCACGACAGCTTATGTCGAGCGATTTGCCAGTTTTTTACGGAAATCCTGAAGATTGGCCCGTCTTTATAACTACATTCCGTACGACATCCGAAGCATGTGGATACAATGAAACGGAGAATCTCGTGAGACTGCAACGAGCGCTCAAAGGTGCCGCATATGAAGCTGTGCGCAGTCGGCTTATGATGCCAGAAGCGGTCCCACTTATTATCGAACAATTGGACACTCTTTATGGGAGACCAGAACTATTAGTTCAAACGTTGTTGCAAAAGGTTAGGCAAGTACCGGCCCCCAAGGCGGATAAGTTGGAAACCTTGGTGACCTTCGGCCTAGAAGTGCAAAATCTTAGTTACCACCTGATTGCCGCGAACCAACAGGCACATCTCAACAATCCGACACTGTTGTTTGAGTTAGTGGATAAATTGCCCACACATCTTCAGTTAGATTGGGGGCTACATATGGAGAATATTGAGACGGTGGACCTACAATCTTTCTCAGCGTATATGGGGGTACTGGTAAGGGCAGCTTCCCGTGTTACGAGGAACCTTGAAAGTTTGCACccgaaaatatcaaataaactCGGACGAGGCGAGAaaggaaaagagaaaaatttctGCGGTGCCCATGCTGAAAAGGATCTAGATTCCGAAGGGGAAGGGCCAGATGGTTGGGAACAAGCTCCACAAGCTGTTATGGCTCACACATCTAACGATATTTCGGCGGACGGAGCAACGATGGTGGACGTTCCACACGCTGGAAGAGTGTTCAGCCCAGCTTGCttcatttgtcaaaatttgactcATCGAGTCAAAAGCTGTCCAGAGTTTGGAAGAATGAGCATTGCAGATAGATGGAGGAAGGCACgtgatttgaatatttgtcGCAGTTGTCTAAGTTGCCATGGAAGACGACCTTGCAAGTCTGCTAAGCAGTGTGGGATTGGTGGGTGCCAAAAGAAACACCATCCATTGCTACATGAAAACCGGGATGCCAACGTGGAACCTGAAGCAACAGGTGCTGTCAACAATCACCATCACGCAGAACCTTCCACACTGTACCGGATTCTGCCTGTAACATTGCACGGGAATGGACGGACAGTGCAAGTGTTTGCCTTTATGGATGAAGGTTCATCGCTGACTTTAGTCGAAGAAGAAGTCATTGATCAGCTGCAGATTAAAGGAGAAGCAGTGCCGCTATGCTTGCAATGGACGGCGAACGTAGAGCGAAACGAAAGGAATTCAAAGCGGATCTCGTTGGAAATAAGTGGTCAGGTTAACCCTGGACAACTATTTAAATTGAAGGATGTTCGCACTGTAAGTTCTTTAAACCTTCCTAAACAAACAATTCAAGGCGCAAAGTTGGCTCAAAAGTATCCTCATCTACAAGGGTTACCGATTCAGAGCTATGAGAATGCGATTCCAAAAATTCTAATTGGTAACGACAATCTTCACGTCGGAGCAACACAGAGAATAAGGGAAGGAGCTATCGGGGAGCCGGTAGGGGCCAAATGCCGATTGGGATGGACAGTGTATGGCGCCCTGGAGTACGGATCTCGTCGAGCGAGCATGTTTCATATATGTGAGTGTGAACACGATTTAGAACTACATGAGTTAGTTGAGGAATATTTTCGAATCGACAATTTGGGAATAAGAGCTACAAAAAAGCTGGAATCCGAAGACACGAAGCGAGCCGAGCAGATTATGAAACGAACGACGAGACGAATTGAAGGCAGATTTGAAACTGGACTCATTTTCAAGTACGACTATTTCGAGCTTCCGGATAGTATGCCGATGGCTGAACGTAGACTACAATGTCTTGAAAGGCGTATGGCTAAAGATTCAGTGATCAGTGAAAGCGTCCGACGCCAGATGAAAGAATATGTAGATAAAAAATACATTCACGAAGCCACCGACGATGAGCTGCGGAGTGCAGATCCGCGAAAAACGTGGTATTTACCATTGGGAATCGCAATCAATCCGAAAAAGCCTTCTAAGATACGTATTTTTTGTGATGCTGCAGCTAAGGTCGGAGGTATCTCGTTGAATACAGTTCTAATGAAAGGACCAGATCTCCTCAGCTCCCTCCCCCGAATCCTTTTCGGGTTTCGTGAACGTCCGGTAGCGATATGCGCCGATATCAAAGAGATGTTCCATCAAGTTAAAATACGGAAAGAGGATCGAGACTGCCAAAGGCTATTGTGGCGAGAGAATGTAAAAGAAAGGCCAAAAATTTACATCATGGACGTAGCTACATTCGGATCGACTTGTTCGCCATGCTCTGCCCAGTACGTGATGAATCTCAATGCCAGCGAACACGAACAAGATTTTCCCGATGCTGCGGAGGCGATAAAGAAGCGGCACTATATGGACGATTGGATGGATAGCGTCGATGGTGTAGAACAAGCGGTTAAGCTAGCTCTTGAGGTGAGGACAATTCATTCGAACGGTGGTTTCCAGCTACACAACTGGTTGTCTAACTCCCCTGAATTTCTGAAACGGGTCGGGGCTTCCAACGGTTGTGCAGAAAAGCCTTTGAATCTAGACTGTAGCTCCACTGAACGAGTATTGGGGATGTTCTGGATTCCTAAGTCCGACATCTTCACGTATCAAAGTGCAATGAGAATGGAACAGACACGACCGACAAAGCGCGAGGTGCTCCGAGCTGTCATGTCGTTGTTCGACCCATTGGGACTACTGTCGTTTTTCGTTGTCCATGGGAAAATAATAATACAGGACATATGGCGGGCTAAAACAGAGTGGGATGAAAAGATTCCACACGAGATAAGCGAGAGATGGCAATCGTGggccaaatattttgaaacgtTAAATAATATACGTATTGAGAGATGTTATTTTCCAAATTATACCACTGATCAGTTGAAAGAAGTGCAATTGCACGTTTTTTGTGACGCTAGCGATAGTGCCTATGCGTGCGTTGCGTACATACGCGCAAAGGTCAAAGGGAAGGTTCACTGTTCACTCGTAGCCGGTAAAGCTAAGGTGGCTCCGTTAAAGGTATTGTCCATTCCACGATTAGAATTGCAAGCTGCCGTCATTGGAGCACGAATGCAAAACACTATCGTAGAATCTCATAGATTGGAGATTGAAAGAAGTGTCTTCTGGACTGATTCGAAAACTGTTTTAGCATGGCTAAATTCAGATCAGAGAAAGTATACTAAATTTGTTGGCGTTCGCGTTGGCGAAATATTGTCTTCATCAAAAGCAGAAGATTGGAGATGGATACCTTCTAAGCTAAATGTGGCGGACGACGCGACAAAATGGGGTAAAAATCCGAACTTTTCGCCAGACAGTCGATGGTTTCGAGGACCGGATTTTTTGTCGGAAGATGAATCTGCCTGGCCAGCCAATACGAATTCGACCTGCGAAACCAGAGAAGAAGTACAACACTGCCTCGTGCAtatattcgacaaagttttgaaaatggttaaatgGGAGGATTTCTCTAACTGGGTGCGACTGTGGCGTGCTGTGGGATACGTGCATCGATACTGTGACAACTTTCGAGCTCGATTTCTTAGGCAAAAGCTGAAAAGCGGACCACTTTCACAAAACGAGTTGATCAGAGCAGAAGCGACTATTTTCCGGTGGATTCAAAAAGAAGCGTACCCTAAAGAGTTCAAAGCGCTAGCGCACGCGCTTTCGTCGAACATCAAAAGTGTGGAGCTGGAATCGTGTAGCCCGTTGAGAAAATTATCACCATGTCTGGACCACGAAGGAATTATCCGTTTGGAAAGTCGCATCGTAGCAGCCTCGTATACTTCATTCGACGTCAGGTATCCCATCATATTACCCTCAAACCACGCTGCAACAAAACTGCTTTTAAATTGGTACCATCGTCGCTTGTTGCACGGGAACCATGAGACA ATCCGTCTTGCGTAA
- the LOC129749548 gene encoding uncharacterized protein LOC129749548, which translates to MAPLPEARLQAYIRPFSFTGLDYCGPFNIRIGRATVKRWIALFTCLTIRAIHLEVVHSLSTESCKMAIRRFIVHHGSPREIYSDNGTNFVGVRNELSREIKAEELSECFTNANTKWIFNPPLAPHMGGAWERLVRSVKAAMCAMQMTKNPDEETFATIVREAEDIVNSRPLTFIPIENGQQEALTPNHFLKLSSDGVTQTPKRLKDDRSAHRNNWNHLNNAVDQFWYRWVREYLPTITRRTKWFHDTKEIVPGDLVIIVNESERNGWTRGRVVSLSTAADGRKRRAVVQTSSGLLRRAVAKLARLEVGGKTGSD; encoded by the coding sequence ATGGCGCCACTTCCCGAAGCGAGGTTGCAAGCATATATTAGGCCGTTTTCTTTCACTGGACTGGATTACTGTGGACCGTTCAACATCAGAATTGGCCGGGCCACTGTGAAGAGGTGGATTGCATTGTTCACCTGTCTGACGATACGGGCAATTCATTTAGAAGTCGTGCATTCGCTCAGCACGGAATCCTGCAAAATGGCCATTAGACGATTTATCGTACATCATGGGTCACCGAGAGAAATATACAGCGACAACGGCACCAACTTCGTGGGCGTTCGAAATGAACTTTCCCGAGAGATAAAAGCAGAGGAATTATCGGAGTGTTTTACAAACGCCAACACCAAATGGATTTTCAACCCTCCTTTGGCTCCGCATATGGGTGGAGCGTGGGAGAGACTGGTGCGCTCAGTCAAAGCCGCGATGTGTGCCatgcaaatgacgaaaaaccCTGACGAAGAGACATTCGCCACAATCGTTCGAGAAGCGGAGGACATCGTGAACTCGCGCCCTCTCACTTTCATTCCCATCGAAAACGGACAGCAAGAAGCTTTGACACCCAACCACTTTTTGAAGTTAAGTTCGGACGGGGTGACTCAGACGCCGAAAAGGTTGAAGGACGATAGATCAGCACACCGTAATAATTGGAATCACCTTAACAATGCTGTAGATCAATTCTGGTACCGATGGGTACGTGAGTACTTACCTACAATTACACGACGCACTAAATGGTTTCACGACACGAAGGAAATCGTACCTGGGGACCTTGTGATAATCGTGAACGAATCGGAGCGTAATGGATGGACAAGAGGAAGAGTGGTATCTTTATCGACAGCGGCTGACGGAAGGAAACGGCGAGCGGTAGTTCAAACATCTTCTGGACTTCTTCGGAGGGCGGTAGCTAAACTTGCACGATTGGAGGTAGGAGGTAAAACTGGGTCCGATTGA